Proteins encoded by one window of Synergistota bacterium:
- a CDS encoding ABC transporter ATP-binding protein translates to MDFILEMRGIVKRFPRVLANDKVDFRVRKGEIHALVGENGAGKTTLMKILYGLYRPDSGEIIWKEKKVDIRTPLDAISLGIGMVHQHFMLIPPFTVLDNIILGKEPLGKGLFGEIDYEKARREIEKLSQKHGFKLDLDAKVADIPVGMAQRVEIIKVLYRGAELLVLDEPTAVLTPQETEELFDVLRSLKKDGKTIVFITHKLNEVMEISDRVTVMRGGKVTGEVLTSKTSPREIARMMVGREVLLEIKKPPPKVGEVVLEVKDLWVKDARGIDAVRGISFSIREGEVLGIAGVAGNGQTELVEAITGLRKAERGSILIEGRDISFFSPRQIRDEGVAHIPEDRLKRGLVGNFNLAENVILGKHYKDPFARKGLLKRDFITTYARERIKMYDVRPPDIRAFASRLSGGNQQKLILAREIVDEAKLIVASQPTRGLDIGAIEFVHRKILEERGRGKAILLVSMELDEVLSLSDRVIVMYEGISMGEFKPGELTREEIGLMMAGTPL, encoded by the coding sequence TTGGACTTTATCTTAGAAATGAGGGGTATCGTTAAGAGATTCCCTCGAGTTTTAGCAAACGATAAGGTTGATTTCCGCGTCAGAAAAGGTGAGATACATGCTCTCGTTGGGGAAAATGGCGCGGGAAAAACCACATTGATGAAGATATTATATGGGTTATATCGTCCCGACTCTGGAGAAATTATATGGAAGGAAAAGAAGGTTGATATAAGGACTCCTTTAGATGCCATTTCTCTTGGTATAGGCATGGTTCATCAGCATTTTATGTTGATCCCCCCTTTCACGGTCCTCGATAATATAATCCTCGGGAAGGAGCCTCTGGGAAAAGGGTTATTCGGTGAGATAGATTACGAGAAGGCCAGACGAGAAATCGAGAAGCTCTCCCAAAAGCATGGTTTTAAGCTCGATCTTGATGCTAAGGTAGCTGATATTCCCGTGGGTATGGCTCAGAGAGTTGAGATAATTAAGGTCCTTTATAGGGGAGCTGAGCTTCTCGTTCTGGATGAGCCGACCGCTGTTCTTACTCCTCAGGAGACGGAGGAACTGTTTGATGTTTTAAGAAGCTTGAAGAAGGATGGGAAGACCATCGTTTTTATTACACATAAGCTTAACGAGGTTATGGAGATTTCCGATAGAGTCACGGTTATGAGAGGTGGTAAGGTAACGGGTGAAGTTTTGACCTCGAAGACAAGTCCTCGTGAGATAGCCAGGATGATGGTTGGAAGGGAAGTGCTTCTTGAGATTAAGAAGCCTCCCCCGAAGGTGGGCGAGGTTGTCCTCGAGGTTAAGGATCTGTGGGTTAAGGATGCGCGAGGGATAGACGCTGTAAGAGGGATTTCCTTTTCTATCAGGGAGGGTGAGGTTCTGGGTATAGCCGGTGTCGCGGGTAATGGACAGACTGAGCTTGTGGAGGCTATAACTGGCTTGAGAAAGGCTGAAAGGGGAAGCATCCTGATAGAGGGCAGGGATATCTCTTTCTTCTCTCCAAGGCAAATACGGGATGAAGGCGTTGCTCATATTCCCGAAGATAGGCTAAAACGAGGACTGGTTGGGAATTTTAATCTCGCTGAAAATGTTATTCTGGGCAAGCATTATAAGGATCCATTTGCAAGAAAAGGATTATTAAAGAGAGATTTTATAACGACCTATGCGCGGGAGAGGATAAAGATGTACGATGTAAGGCCTCCAGATATCCGTGCGTTTGCATCTCGCCTTTCGGGAGGAAATCAGCAAAAGCTAATATTGGCGAGGGAGATAGTAGATGAGGCAAAGCTGATAGTGGCTTCTCAGCCCACGAGGGGGCTCGACATAGGTGCTATAGAGTTTGTGCATAGGAAGATTCTCGAAGAGAGAGGGAGAGGAAAAGCAATTCTTCTTGTTTCCATGGAGCTGGATGAGGTCCTTTCCCTAAGTGATAGGGTTATAGTCATGTATGAGGGCATATCTATGGGAGAATTTAAGCCAGGTGAGCTTACAAGGGAAGAGATAGGCTTAATGATGGCGGGAACTCCGCTTGA